From a region of the Etheostoma cragini isolate CJK2018 chromosome 22, CSU_Ecrag_1.0, whole genome shotgun sequence genome:
- the bhlhe22 gene encoding class E basic helix-loop-helix protein 22, which produces MDRRMNLNGGAGDIFHKTLSAVSTKKMDPFRSSAGIELAARDRQSPISCFDQTDQDSIQPGGLAGVRGGPLGLPTGSLCVNFGESANRISAAESSGGEQSQDDDSDGRCDMVLLADGRTVPSGKGEGGKKTKEQKTLRLNINARERRRMHDLNDALDELRGVIPYAHSPSVRKLSKIATLLLAKNYILMQAQALEEMRRLVAYLNQGQAISAASIPATTALAAPGLGAYDQPPGYPFPTGVAASSCPDKCALFNNATSSLCKQCTDKP; this is translated from the coding sequence ATGGACAGAAGGATGAACTTGAACGGCGGTGCAGgggacatttttcacaaaactCTAAGCGCTGTGTCCACTAAAAAAATGGACCCTTTCAGGTCGTCGGCTGGCATTGAACTAGCAGCCAGAGATCGCCAGTCACCTATCAGCTGCTTTGACCAGACCGATCAAGACTCGATTCAGCCGGGAGGACTGGCGGGAGTTCGAGGGGGGCCACTGGGTCTGCCGACCGGATCTTTGTGCGTTAATTTCGGTGAGAGCGCCAACAGGATCTCGGCAGCGGAGAGCAGCGGCGGAGAGCAGAGTCAAGACGATGACAGCGACGGCAGGTGTGACATGGTCCTTTTGGCCGACGGGCGGACGGTGCCCTCGGGGAAAGGAGAAGGAGGTAAGAAAACCAAAGAGCAGAAAACACTGAGGCTAAACATCAACGCCAGAGAAAGACGACGGATGCACGATCTGAACGACGCGCTGGATGAGCTCAGAGGGGTCATCCCTTACGCGCACAGCCCGTCAGTGCGGAAACTCTCCAAAATTGCCACTTTGCTGCTCGCCAAAAACTACATCCTCATGCAGGCGCAGGCTCTGGAGGAGATGAGGAGGCTAGTGGCGTATCTCAACCAGGGCCAAGCCATATCTGCTGCCTCGATACCGGCCACCACTGCCCTCGCAGCTCCGGGCTTGGGCGCGTACGACCAGCCGCCCGGATATCCCTTCCCAACCGGAGTGGCTGCGTCCTCCTGCCCAGATAAGTGTGCCCTATTCAACAACGCCACCTCCAGCCTCTGCAAACAGTGCACTGACAAGCCTTAA